From Herbiconiux flava, one genomic window encodes:
- a CDS encoding DUF5701 family protein — MTLTIATPTTHRTPPLSEQLQRLIDLGLPELAGISAEELRSRASSLRGRPDSILVVGPAIAAPSQLVTLLRRGGKPGFVVEDLTDLDAFTEHPDLDACPEGFSLAHGIDRGDDLANRTPDEALPEILARGRRPLTISEGISWLLQQPEQLAPNHCFMTIASPHRKSDGTLDARVPALWISGGTGRDGRPRRGAAKLGWCWAGNRHPWLGHASAAAA, encoded by the coding sequence ATGACCTTGACCATCGCCACCCCCACGACCCACCGCACCCCACCGCTCAGCGAGCAGCTGCAGCGCCTGATCGACCTGGGCCTGCCCGAACTCGCCGGCATCAGCGCCGAGGAGCTGCGGAGCCGCGCGTCGAGTCTCCGTGGCCGTCCGGACTCGATCCTCGTGGTCGGCCCCGCGATCGCCGCGCCCTCACAGCTCGTCACCCTGCTGCGTCGGGGCGGGAAGCCCGGGTTCGTCGTCGAGGACCTCACCGACCTCGACGCGTTCACCGAGCATCCGGACCTCGACGCCTGCCCCGAAGGCTTCTCGCTCGCCCACGGAATCGACCGCGGCGACGACCTGGCGAACCGCACGCCCGACGAGGCGCTGCCCGAGATCCTCGCCCGAGGCCGCCGCCCGTTGACGATCAGCGAGGGCATCAGCTGGCTCCTCCAGCAGCCCGAGCAGCTGGCCCCGAACCACTGCTTCATGACCATCGCCTCCCCACACCGCAAGTCCGACGGCACGCTCGACGCCCGCGTCCCGGCGCTGTGGATCAGCGGCGGCACGGGCCGTGACGGCCGCCCCCGCCGCGGCGCCGCCAAGCTCGGCTGGTGCTGGGCGGGCAACCGCCACCCCTGGCTCGGCCACGCCTCGGCCGCCGCAGCCTGA
- a CDS encoding YchJ family protein: MTDSAASAAAGPPGLAADARCPCLSGSPYGECCGPFHAGTAVAPTAEQLMRSRFSAFAVGDAGYLLATWHPSTRPASLELDDSLRWYRLDILSRSAGGPLDTEGVVEFAAHHRPHPGHEGTAGAQHETSRFVREGGRWYYVDAL; this comes from the coding sequence GTGACAGACTCCGCCGCCTCAGCCGCCGCCGGGCCACCCGGCCTCGCCGCCGATGCCCGCTGCCCCTGCCTCAGCGGCTCGCCCTACGGCGAGTGCTGCGGCCCGTTCCACGCCGGCACGGCCGTCGCGCCCACCGCCGAGCAGCTCATGCGATCGCGGTTCTCGGCCTTCGCCGTCGGTGACGCCGGCTACCTGCTCGCGACGTGGCATCCCTCGACCCGTCCGGCGTCTCTCGAGCTCGACGACTCGCTGCGCTGGTACCGCCTCGACATCCTCTCCCGCTCGGCGGGCGGCCCCCTCGACACCGAGGGCGTCGTCGAGTTCGCGGCGCATCACCGTCCCCACCCCGGCCACGAGGGCACGGCCGGCGCGCAGCACGAGACGAGCCGCTTCGTGCGGGAAGGAGGCCGTTGGTACTACGTCGACGCCCTCTGA
- a CDS encoding alpha/beta fold hydrolase: MDAEAADEGARQVAGAGGLPIAYETAGPAGAATVLLVHGFASDRRSNWVRTRWVSTLADAGFRVIAADLRGHGESARPHTIAAYSLGAFREDLTAVLDAEAPGESVHLIGYSLGARLAHDYTQTHPERVRSVTMGGPPVDGSFAGFDLAAARAATRTAARTTAGGSRAMNGETARYVGMASSAGNDPDALLRLAEAVRRRAFRPRAGAVAHPLFIVAGEDDPVHDGSRMLAGELPGARFLGLPGRDHVSAVTSRVFRTAAAAFVTDVEEARRSDPSPAGRSPAPGR; this comes from the coding sequence GTGGACGCAGAAGCCGCGGACGAGGGCGCGCGCCAGGTCGCCGGCGCCGGTGGCCTCCCGATCGCCTACGAGACGGCGGGCCCGGCGGGCGCAGCGACGGTGCTGCTCGTGCACGGCTTCGCCTCCGACCGCCGCTCGAACTGGGTGCGCACGCGCTGGGTGTCCACGCTCGCCGATGCGGGCTTCCGCGTCATCGCCGCTGACCTCCGCGGCCACGGCGAGAGCGCCCGCCCGCACACGATCGCCGCCTATTCACTGGGTGCCTTCCGCGAGGACCTCACCGCCGTCCTCGATGCCGAGGCGCCCGGCGAGAGCGTTCACCTGATCGGCTACTCGCTCGGCGCCCGCCTCGCGCACGACTACACGCAGACCCACCCCGAGCGCGTGCGGTCGGTGACGATGGGCGGCCCACCCGTCGACGGGTCGTTCGCCGGTTTCGACCTAGCCGCCGCCAGAGCCGCCACCAGAACCGCCGCCAGAACCACGGCGGGCGGTAGCCGGGCGATGAACGGGGAGACCGCCCGGTACGTGGGCATGGCCTCATCCGCGGGCAACGACCCCGACGCTCTGCTCCGGCTGGCCGAGGCGGTTCGGCGGCGGGCGTTCCGGCCGCGCGCGGGTGCGGTCGCGCATCCGCTCTTCATCGTCGCGGGGGAGGACGACCCGGTGCACGACGGCTCCCGGATGCTCGCCGGCGAGCTGCCCGGTGCCCGGTTCCTCGGGTTGCCGGGCCGCGACCACGTCAGCGCCGTGACGTCGCGCGTGTTCAGGACGGCGGCCGCGGCGTTCGTGACCGACGTCGAAGAGGCCCGTCGGAGTGACCCGTCACCCGCCGGGCGATCGCCTGCACCGGGCCGGTGA
- a CDS encoding TMEM175 family protein encodes MHTERGFDRLVNFSDAVVAIAITLLILPLVDSVTDVASGQSVWDVVLDDLPKFMVFIISFAVIGRFWIAHHRVYERAVDYDSWLLWANLFWLITIVFLPYPTELLSEGTSADDGRAAIYVGTMLLSSLALLWQQAILIRRPELVAPAVRGTLSIVPSVVTAGMMLVTFLAVVLVPGLGLWGLFLLVLTGPVQAIARRVTGHSDGPLRRRSRTPRPPS; translated from the coding sequence ATGCACACCGAGCGGGGCTTCGATCGACTGGTCAACTTCAGCGACGCCGTCGTGGCCATCGCCATCACGCTGCTCATCCTTCCGCTGGTCGACAGCGTCACCGACGTCGCCTCGGGGCAGAGCGTCTGGGACGTCGTGCTCGACGACCTGCCGAAGTTCATGGTCTTCATCATCAGCTTCGCGGTGATCGGACGTTTCTGGATCGCGCACCACCGCGTCTACGAACGCGCCGTCGACTACGACTCGTGGCTGCTCTGGGCGAACCTGTTCTGGCTGATCACAATCGTCTTCCTGCCGTATCCGACCGAGCTGCTGTCGGAGGGCACGAGCGCCGACGACGGCCGGGCGGCGATCTACGTCGGCACGATGCTGCTCAGCAGCCTCGCACTGCTCTGGCAGCAGGCCATCCTGATCCGCCGACCCGAGCTCGTGGCGCCCGCGGTGCGCGGCACACTCTCGATCGTGCCCTCGGTCGTGACCGCCGGGATGATGCTCGTCACCTTCCTCGCGGTGGTGCTCGTGCCGGGGCTCGGCCTCTGGGGGCTGTTCCTGCTCGTGCTCACCGGCCCGGTGCAGGCGATCGCCCGGCGGGTGACGGGTCACTCCGACGGGCCTCTTCGACGTCGGTCACGAACGCCGCGGCCGCCGTCCTGA
- a CDS encoding MFS transporter, with the protein MQQDVPWLSDEERARLSAPVNQRAVVFTLAFTGLVAAFMMTLLTPLVPSLPALLDVSPEDGQWAVTVTLLAAAVSTPIAGRLGDLYGKRRMVLVLLALVIVGSVVALFSSSLIPLIVGRALQGAGIGVIPLGVSILRDVLHRDRLGGAVALVSATLGVGGAVGLPVAAVISQYLDWHALFIVSGLLAAVGLVLVWRMIPVSTLRSEGRFDVLGAIGLAVGLTGVLLGVSKGGSWGWGSPLTLGSLIGGAVVLLAWGVFELRTSSPLIDLRVAASRTVLLTNLASITVGFAFFASTVVLPQLLEAPTGTGVGLGQTMLVASLCLMPSGLVMWAMSPVAARLIKARGARSSFMLGIAIIAVGYVLALFLMTEVWHTIVIATAVGFGVGFAYSSMPTLIMAAVPATETAASNGLNSVMRTLGSTIASAVLGVVLAGNLVTANGVTTPSASAFQVTFVISAIAAAVGVVLTVFIPRHSAAVRGASLPD; encoded by the coding sequence GTGCAGCAGGACGTGCCGTGGCTCAGCGACGAGGAGCGCGCCCGTCTGAGCGCGCCCGTCAATCAGCGGGCCGTCGTGTTCACGCTCGCGTTCACGGGGCTGGTCGCGGCGTTCATGATGACGCTGCTGACGCCGCTCGTGCCCTCGTTGCCGGCGCTGCTCGACGTCTCGCCCGAGGACGGGCAGTGGGCCGTCACCGTGACGCTGCTCGCCGCGGCCGTGTCGACCCCGATCGCGGGGCGTCTCGGCGATCTCTACGGCAAGCGCCGGATGGTGCTGGTGCTGCTCGCGCTCGTGATCGTCGGGTCGGTGGTCGCGCTGTTCTCGAGCTCGCTGATCCCGCTGATCGTGGGGCGGGCGCTGCAGGGCGCGGGGATCGGCGTGATCCCGCTGGGCGTGAGCATCCTGCGCGACGTGCTGCACCGCGACCGGCTCGGCGGGGCCGTGGCGCTGGTCTCGGCGACGCTCGGGGTCGGCGGCGCGGTCGGTCTGCCGGTCGCCGCCGTGATCTCGCAGTACCTCGACTGGCACGCGCTGTTCATCGTCTCGGGGCTGCTCGCGGCCGTGGGGCTGGTGCTGGTGTGGCGGATGATCCCCGTGAGCACCCTGCGGAGTGAAGGGCGTTTCGACGTGCTCGGCGCCATCGGTCTCGCGGTGGGGCTGACGGGTGTGCTGCTCGGGGTGTCCAAGGGCGGGAGCTGGGGCTGGGGGTCGCCGCTGACGCTCGGCTCTCTCATCGGCGGCGCGGTCGTGCTGCTCGCCTGGGGCGTGTTCGAGCTGCGCACGTCGAGCCCGCTGATCGACCTGAGGGTCGCCGCGAGCCGCACGGTGCTGCTGACCAACCTCGCCTCGATCACCGTCGGGTTCGCGTTCTTCGCGAGCACCGTGGTGCTGCCGCAGCTGCTCGAGGCACCGACCGGAACCGGCGTCGGGCTCGGGCAGACGATGCTCGTCGCCTCGCTCTGCCTGATGCCGAGCGGGCTCGTGATGTGGGCGATGTCGCCCGTGGCCGCGCGGCTGATCAAGGCCCGTGGAGCGCGCTCGAGCTTCATGCTCGGGATCGCGATCATCGCCGTCGGATACGTGCTGGCGCTGTTCCTGATGACCGAGGTGTGGCACACGATCGTGATCGCCACCGCGGTGGGCTTCGGCGTGGGGTTCGCGTACTCGTCGATGCCGACGCTGATCATGGCGGCGGTGCCGGCGACCGAGACGGCCGCGTCGAACGGGCTGAACTCGGTGATGCGCACGCTGGGGTCGACGATCGCGAGCGCGGTGCTGGGCGTGGTGCTCGCCGGGAACCTCGTGACGGCGAACGGGGTGACGACGCCGAGCGCGTCGGCGTTCCAGGTGACCTTCGTGATCTCGGCGATCGCGGCGGCGGTCGGCGTCGTGCTCACGGTGTTCATCCCACGGCACTCCGCGGCCGTGCGCGGCGCGAGCCTGCCCGACTAG
- a CDS encoding aldose 1-epimerase family protein, translating into MNASRRPLSGSRIDLEAGDYRASIASIGATLRLLQHGGRDLVVPFGLDELRPAYRGATLAPWPNRVVDGRYTFDGIDQVLALTEPARGHALHGLAAWLDFAVLERDASRVVLGATVEPQAGYPHRLELAVEYALDADGGLRQSVTATNVSGTPAPYGTGPHPYLVAGPGPVDEWMLTLPAAEVLTVTPDRLIPVAIADVASEDSGVFDFRTERLIADTFIDHAFRSLSRDADGTATVTVRSPEGTATAMTFGAECAWVQVHTADNVDPTMHRAGLAVEPMTCPPDAFNSGTDLIVLAPNESTTAAWTIAAV; encoded by the coding sequence GTGAACGCCTCCCGCCGCCCCCTGTCCGGATCGCGGATCGACCTCGAAGCCGGCGACTACCGCGCCTCGATCGCCAGCATCGGCGCCACGCTGCGCCTGCTCCAGCACGGGGGCCGCGACCTCGTGGTGCCGTTCGGGCTCGACGAGCTGCGCCCGGCCTACCGCGGCGCCACCCTCGCGCCCTGGCCGAACCGCGTGGTCGACGGCCGCTACACCTTCGACGGCATCGACCAGGTGCTGGCCCTCACCGAGCCCGCCCGCGGCCACGCCCTGCACGGGCTCGCGGCCTGGCTCGACTTCGCGGTGCTCGAGCGCGACGCCTCCCGCGTCGTCCTCGGCGCGACCGTAGAGCCGCAGGCGGGCTACCCGCACCGCCTCGAGCTCGCGGTCGAGTACGCGCTCGACGCCGACGGCGGCCTCCGCCAGTCCGTCACGGCCACGAACGTCTCCGGGACCCCCGCGCCCTACGGCACCGGCCCGCACCCCTACCTCGTGGCGGGCCCCGGCCCGGTCGACGAGTGGATGCTCACCCTCCCGGCAGCGGAGGTGCTCACCGTCACGCCCGACCGTCTCATCCCGGTCGCGATCGCCGACGTCGCGAGCGAAGACAGCGGGGTCTTCGACTTCCGCACCGAGCGCCTCATCGCCGACACCTTCATCGACCACGCGTTCCGCTCGCTCTCGCGCGACGCCGACGGCACCGCGACGGTCACCGTCCGCTCCCCCGAGGGCACCGCCACCGCGATGACCTTCGGCGCCGAGTGCGCCTGGGTGCAGGTGCACACGGCCGACAACGTCGACCCCACGATGCACCGCGCGGGCCTCGCGGTCGAACCGATGACCTGCCCGCCCGACGCTTTCAACTCGGGCACCGACCTCATCGTCCTGGCGCCGAACGAGTCGACCACCGCCGCCTGGACCATCGCCGCGGTCTAA
- a CDS encoding DUF4190 domain-containing protein: protein MTDDSQRPGEPTPPPAAPQYQAPQGQQPAQPYQAAPQYNAAPQYNAAPPAGQGQVVPGKTLGIVSLVLGIVGFFFLAFVAPIAGIITGVIAGRQSKAAGVKNTPAKAGLIISIVALVLQIIGTIILVVVLGGVIAQCADLGPGVYEVDGTTYTCG, encoded by the coding sequence ATGACCGACGACAGCCAGCGCCCGGGCGAACCCACGCCGCCTCCCGCCGCACCGCAGTACCAGGCTCCGCAGGGTCAGCAGCCCGCCCAGCCCTACCAGGCCGCCCCTCAGTACAACGCAGCGCCGCAGTACAACGCCGCTCCGCCCGCCGGTCAGGGTCAGGTGGTGCCCGGCAAGACGCTCGGCATCGTCAGCCTCGTGCTCGGCATCGTGGGCTTCTTCTTCCTCGCGTTCGTCGCGCCGATCGCGGGCATCATCACCGGTGTCATCGCCGGTCGCCAGTCCAAGGCCGCCGGGGTCAAGAACACGCCGGCCAAGGCGGGTCTGATCATCTCGATCGTCGCACTGGTGCTGCAGATCATCGGCACGATCATCCTCGTCGTGGTGCTCGGTGGTGTCATCGCCCAGTGCGCCGACCTCGGCCCCGGCGTCTACGAGGTCGACGGCACCACCTACACCTGCGGCTGA
- the cysK gene encoding cysteine synthase A yields MAARIYDDVTQLVGRTPLVRINRLTEGIDATVLGKLEFYNPANSVKDRIGVAIIDAAEKSGELKPGGTIVEGTSGNTGIALAMVGAARGYKVVITMPETASTERRVVMRAYGAEIVLTPGPEGIRGALAKAHEIVDATPNSILARQFENAANPEIHRTTTAEEIWDDTDGAVDIFVAGIGTGGTITGVGQVLKQRKPGVQVVGVEPLDSPLLTQGTAGPHKIQGIGANIVPDILDREVYDEIIDVSLDDALRVGRELASEEGIMAGISSGAIMWAALEVAKRPENAGKTVVAIVCDLGERYISTPLWAGLGD; encoded by the coding sequence ATGGCTGCTCGCATCTACGACGACGTCACCCAGCTCGTCGGCCGCACCCCGCTCGTGCGCATCAACCGGCTCACCGAGGGCATCGACGCCACGGTGCTCGGCAAGCTCGAGTTCTACAACCCCGCCAACAGCGTCAAAGACCGCATCGGCGTGGCCATCATCGACGCCGCCGAGAAGTCCGGCGAGCTGAAGCCCGGGGGCACCATCGTCGAGGGCACGAGCGGCAACACCGGCATCGCGCTGGCCATGGTCGGCGCCGCACGCGGCTACAAGGTCGTCATCACGATGCCGGAGACGGCCTCGACCGAGCGTCGCGTCGTGATGCGGGCGTACGGTGCCGAGATCGTGCTCACCCCCGGCCCCGAGGGCATCCGCGGTGCGCTCGCGAAGGCGCACGAGATCGTCGACGCCACCCCCAACTCCATCCTGGCGCGCCAGTTCGAGAACGCCGCGAACCCCGAGATCCACCGCACCACCACCGCCGAGGAGATCTGGGACGACACCGACGGCGCCGTCGACATCTTCGTCGCGGGCATCGGAACCGGCGGCACCATCACGGGCGTCGGCCAGGTGCTGAAGCAGCGCAAGCCGGGCGTGCAGGTCGTCGGCGTCGAGCCGCTCGACTCGCCCCTGCTCACTCAGGGCACCGCCGGCCCGCACAAGATCCAGGGCATCGGCGCGAACATCGTCCCCGACATCCTCGACCGCGAGGTCTACGACGAGATCATCGACGTCTCGCTCGACGACGCCCTGCGGGTGGGCCGCGAGCTCGCCAGCGAGGAGGGCATCATGGCCGGCATCTCCTCGGGTGCCATCATGTGGGCGGCCCTCGAGGTCGCGAAGCGTCCCGAGAACGCGGGCAAGACCGTGGTCGCCATCGTCTGCGACCTGGGCGAGCGCTACATCTCGACGCCCCTCTGGGCCGGACTGGGCGACTGA
- the epsC gene encoding serine O-acetyltransferase EpsC, translating into MSDRSALPAGGFARARARLREDVRTARLRDPAARSGLEIVLAYPGVHAVWVHRVAHRWWRSPGLRLPARLLSQFARFLTGVEIHPGARIGRRLFIDHGMGVVIGETAVIGDDVMLYHAVTLGGKSTRREKRHPTLGDRVTVGAGATILGPVHIGSDSSVGAGAVVVKDAPAGAILVGIPARDLSQHASTGPGSLTDPAFYLDPGIYI; encoded by the coding sequence GTGAGCGACCGGTCGGCGCTGCCGGCGGGCGGGTTCGCCCGCGCGCGGGCGCGGCTCCGGGAGGACGTGCGGACGGCGCGGCTGCGTGATCCGGCGGCGCGGTCGGGGCTCGAGATCGTGCTGGCGTACCCGGGGGTGCACGCCGTGTGGGTGCACCGGGTCGCGCATCGGTGGTGGCGCAGCCCGGGGCTCCGGCTGCCCGCGCGGCTTCTGTCGCAGTTCGCCCGGTTCCTCACCGGGGTCGAGATCCACCCCGGTGCCCGCATCGGGCGCCGCCTGTTCATCGACCACGGCATGGGCGTCGTCATCGGCGAGACCGCGGTGATCGGCGACGACGTGATGCTCTACCACGCGGTGACGCTGGGCGGGAAGAGCACCCGGCGCGAGAAGCGGCATCCGACGCTCGGCGATCGCGTGACGGTCGGCGCGGGGGCGACCATCCTCGGGCCTGTGCACATCGGCTCCGACTCGAGCGTCGGTGCAGGAGCAGTCGTCGTGAAGGACGCACCCGCCGGCGCCATCCTCGTCGGCATCCCGGCCCGCGACCTCTCGCAGCACGCCTCGACCGGCCCCGGCTCGCTCACCGACCCCGCCTTCTACCTCGACCCCGGCATCTACATCTGA
- a CDS encoding BMP family lipoprotein, with protein MTLTTRTRFLGLGSVTAAAALVLAGCASAPETEAGASGTAAGDFLPCAVSDLTGFKDGQFNELTYDGVAQAADELGVDTRTAESTSEDQYAGNISAMVNEDCSLIVTVGFALAAATRDSAAENPDIDYALIDSAVSDDDGTPVEVDNVKPVLFDTAQAAYLAGYLSAAASKTGVVGTYGGMPFPSVTVFMDGFVDGVAKFNEAHGAAVKVVGWDKAAQDGLFVGNFDDQVQAKTLSEGLLDQNVDVIMPVAGSLFLASIEAMKDRGVDGAILGVNNDAYEAEPEGAPYYLTSVLKNLTTAASEVTTAAGAGDFDSTPYVGTLENDGVGIAPLHDWESRIDPSVIAELDQLKADIIAGTVVVESPSSPSQG; from the coding sequence ATGACCCTCACCACGAGAACCCGCTTCCTCGGCCTCGGCTCCGTCACGGCCGCCGCCGCCCTCGTTCTGGCGGGCTGCGCCAGCGCACCCGAGACGGAGGCGGGAGCATCCGGAACCGCCGCCGGCGACTTCCTGCCGTGCGCCGTCTCCGACCTGACCGGGTTCAAGGACGGCCAGTTCAACGAGCTCACCTACGACGGCGTCGCCCAGGCCGCGGACGAGCTCGGCGTCGACACCCGCACCGCCGAGTCGACCTCGGAGGACCAGTACGCCGGCAACATCTCGGCCATGGTGAACGAGGACTGCAGCCTGATCGTGACCGTCGGTTTCGCGCTGGCCGCCGCCACCCGTGACTCGGCCGCCGAGAACCCCGACATCGACTACGCCCTGATCGACTCGGCCGTCTCGGACGACGACGGGACGCCGGTCGAGGTCGACAACGTCAAGCCCGTGCTCTTCGACACCGCCCAGGCCGCCTACCTCGCCGGATACCTGTCGGCCGCCGCTTCGAAGACCGGCGTCGTCGGCACCTACGGCGGGATGCCCTTCCCCTCGGTCACCGTGTTCATGGACGGGTTCGTCGACGGCGTCGCGAAGTTCAACGAGGCGCACGGCGCGGCGGTCAAGGTGGTCGGCTGGGACAAGGCGGCCCAGGACGGCCTCTTCGTCGGCAACTTCGACGACCAGGTGCAGGCCAAGACGCTGAGCGAGGGCCTGCTCGACCAGAACGTCGACGTGATCATGCCGGTGGCCGGTTCGCTCTTCCTCGCGTCGATCGAGGCCATGAAGGACCGGGGCGTCGACGGCGCCATCCTGGGCGTGAACAACGACGCCTACGAGGCCGAGCCCGAGGGCGCTCCCTACTACCTGACGTCGGTGCTGAAGAACCTGACGACCGCCGCCTCCGAGGTCACGACGGCCGCGGGCGCCGGCGACTTCGACAGCACCCCCTACGTCGGCACCCTCGAGAACGACGGCGTCGGCATCGCGCCGCTGCACGACTGGGAGAGCCGCATCGACCCGTCGGTGATCGCCGAGCTCGACCAGCTGAAGGCGGACATCATTGCCGGCACCGTCGTCGTCGAGTCGCCGTCGTCGCCCTCACAGGGCTGA
- the add gene encoding adenosine deaminase, with protein sequence MLIDLHSHLEGRLRPSTAAELAGAAGLSQPPAGWADALQLTGPADLTVYLQKVASSYPFFRRREMLTRIAREAVEDAAADGGDYLELRFGPATHVSEALPLDEVVAAVCEGVADGVALTGMPAGVVVAALRHHSPTVNEEVAASAARFAGRGVVGFDLAGDELLFPALEPHVDAFRLARAAGLGLTCHAAESAPGRAARSAVELLGASRIGHGAHLASDPEALAWIVDEGIVIEICPTSNWYTGAIPSVDAHPAGLFARAGAALALGDDNPVQTGSPLSAERALLGPALGFTAADLERLDRTSAAAVFADDSVRAGLIAAAGRGR encoded by the coding sequence GTGCTGATCGATCTGCACTCCCATCTCGAGGGGCGGCTGCGCCCGTCGACGGCCGCCGAGCTCGCGGGGGCGGCCGGCCTGTCGCAGCCGCCGGCGGGCTGGGCGGATGCTCTGCAGCTCACCGGCCCCGCCGACCTCACCGTCTACCTGCAGAAGGTGGCGTCGAGCTACCCGTTCTTCCGGCGCCGCGAGATGCTCACCCGGATCGCCCGCGAGGCGGTGGAGGACGCGGCCGCCGACGGCGGGGACTACCTCGAGCTGCGCTTCGGACCGGCCACCCACGTCTCGGAGGCGCTGCCGCTCGACGAGGTCGTGGCGGCGGTCTGCGAAGGGGTCGCCGACGGCGTCGCCCTGACGGGCATGCCCGCGGGCGTCGTGGTGGCCGCGCTGCGGCACCACTCGCCCACGGTCAACGAGGAGGTCGCGGCGAGCGCCGCGCGCTTCGCCGGACGCGGCGTCGTCGGCTTCGACCTGGCCGGCGACGAGCTGCTCTTCCCCGCGCTGGAGCCGCACGTCGACGCCTTCCGCCTCGCGCGGGCCGCCGGGCTCGGGCTCACCTGCCATGCCGCCGAATCGGCTCCGGGCCGCGCCGCGCGGTCGGCGGTCGAACTGCTCGGCGCCAGCCGGATCGGGCACGGGGCGCACCTCGCGAGCGACCCCGAGGCGCTGGCCTGGATCGTCGATGAGGGCATCGTGATCGAGATCTGCCCGACGTCGAACTGGTACACCGGGGCCATCCCGTCGGTGGACGCGCATCCGGCGGGGCTGTTCGCCCGCGCGGGTGCGGCCCTCGCGCTCGGCGACGACAACCCGGTGCAGACCGGGTCGCCGCTCTCGGCCGAGCGGGCACTGCTCGGCCCGGCCCTCGGCTTCACGGCCGCCGACCTCGAGCGGCTCGACCGCACCAGTGCGGCGGCGGTCTTCGCCGACGACTCGGTGCGGGCGGGTCTGATCGCGGCGGCGGGACGAGGGCGATAG
- a CDS encoding nucleoside hydrolase, whose translation MSPAPLYVDCDTGIDDALALGWLAASPEVEVVGVGTVSGNVSAAQGARNTIDVLALAGRSWPVAVGAAEPSEGGFTRSGFDGGATHVHGPSGLGGFSAPLAAASPLDVDAAELLISLAREHGGALRILAVGPLTNLAEALRREPALPSLIAEVTIMGGAALVPGNISPVTEANIGNDPEAAQAVLSAPWPVTLVPLDVTLAHPLDEAGRHRLLDSGRPLATALGEMLDFYFDFNSTFYGERRSALHDPLAAAIATGTVRPSVAPRVHVEVDTTDGPGRGQTICDLRGRFLGHPDQPGAHVRVVLELGSDFAPVLLDRLLEV comes from the coding sequence ATGAGCCCCGCACCCCTGTACGTCGACTGCGACACCGGCATCGACGACGCCCTCGCGCTCGGCTGGCTGGCCGCGTCGCCCGAGGTCGAGGTGGTGGGAGTCGGCACCGTGAGCGGCAACGTGTCCGCCGCCCAGGGCGCCCGCAACACGATCGACGTGCTCGCGCTGGCCGGCCGGTCCTGGCCGGTCGCGGTCGGCGCGGCCGAGCCGTCCGAGGGCGGGTTCACCCGGTCGGGCTTCGATGGAGGTGCCACGCACGTGCACGGGCCGTCGGGGCTCGGCGGATTCTCGGCGCCCCTCGCCGCCGCCAGCCCTCTCGACGTCGACGCCGCCGAGCTGCTGATCTCGCTGGCCCGGGAGCACGGCGGAGCGCTGCGCATCCTGGCCGTCGGCCCGCTGACCAACCTCGCGGAGGCCCTGCGCCGGGAGCCGGCACTGCCCTCCCTGATCGCCGAGGTCACGATCATGGGCGGCGCGGCGCTCGTGCCCGGCAACATCTCGCCCGTCACCGAGGCCAACATCGGCAACGACCCCGAGGCGGCCCAGGCCGTGCTCTCGGCACCGTGGCCGGTCACGCTCGTGCCGCTCGACGTGACGCTGGCCCATCCGCTCGACGAGGCCGGCCGCCACCGGCTGCTCGACTCGGGACGGCCTCTCGCCACCGCGCTCGGCGAGATGCTCGACTTCTACTTCGACTTCAACTCCACGTTCTACGGCGAACGCCGCTCGGCGCTGCACGACCCGCTCGCGGCGGCCATCGCCACCGGCACGGTGCGCCCCTCGGTGGCGCCGCGGGTGCACGTCGAGGTCGACACCACCGACGGGCCGGGCCGGGGCCAGACCATCTGCGACCTGCGCGGTCGCTTCCTCGGGCATCCGGACCAGCCCGGCGCGCACGTGCGGGTCGTGCTCGAGCTCGGCTCCGACTTCGCGCCCGTGCTGCTCGACCGGCTGCTGGAGGTGTGA